A window of Cellulosimicrobium protaetiae genomic DNA:
TCATCCCTCCATCGGTCCGTGCGTCCGGGGACCCGGACGCCGACGACCCCCGCCCGGCGCGCCCGTGCCGTCGTCGCCTCCATCAAACACCCGGGCGCAGCGGGCCGCGAGGTGTCCCTCCCCGCAGGAGGAACGCCACCGGGTGGAGCGCCTCGTGCGCGCAGGGACACCCCGCGCGGGGGCGGGGGCGTCAGCCGCGGCCGAGGAGGACGCGGGCGTCGGCGACCGTCACGACCGAGCCCGTGACGAGCACGCCCGAGCCCGTCCCGACTCCCACCGTGTCGTCCCGTTCCGCGAGGTCGACCGCCATCTGGAGCGCCTCGTCGAGGCGCTCGGTGCTGTGCACCCGGTCCTCGCCGAACACGTCCGCGGCGAGCTCGGCGAGGTCCGTCGGGTCGGCCGAGCGCTCCGAGCTGTTGCGCGTCACGACGACCTCCGCCAGCACCGGCTCGAGCGCCGCGAGCAGCGGTTCGGCGTCCTTGTCGGCCATGATCGCGACGACCCCGACGAGGTGGCGCAGGTCGAACGCCTCGCCGAGCGCGAGCGCGAGCACCTCCGCGCCCGCGGCGTTGTGCGCCGCGTCGACGAGGACGGTCGGGCTCGACCGCACGACCTCGAGCCGGCCGGGCGACGTGACGTCCGCGAACGCCGCCTCGACGAGCGGTCCGTCGAGCGCGCGGCCGCCGAGGAACGCCTCCACCGCGGCGAGCGCGAGGAGCGCGTTGTGCGCCTGGTGCTCCCCGTGCAGCGGGAGGAACACCTCGGTGTAGAGCGCGGCGGGCGTGCGCAGGTCGAGGAGCTGGCCACCGACCGCGACGTGGCGCGCTGCGACGTCGAGGTCGACGCCCTCGCGCAGGAGGCGCGCACCGACGCGCTCGGCGCGGGCGCGCAGCACCTCCTCGACCTCCGGGCGCTGCGCGGCGGAGACGACGGTCGCCCCGTCCTTGACGATGCCTGACTTGACCGTCGCGATCTCCTCGAGCGTGCTGCCGAGCCAGCGCTCGTGGTCGAGAGCGACGGGCGTCACGACGGCGACCTCGGCGTCGACCACGTTGGTCGAGTCCCACTCCCCGCCCATGCCGACCTCGACGATCGCGACGTCGACGGGCGTGTCGGCGAACGCCGCGAACGCCACGCCCGTGAGCACCTCGAAGAAGCTGAGCTGCGACTGCCCGGCCTCGGCGAGCTCCGCGTCGACGACCTGGACGTACGGGTAGACGTCCTCCCACACCTCGACGAACCGCCGCGGCGAGAGCGGCTCGCCGTCGACGACGATGCGCTCGGTGACGCTCGTCAGGTGCGGGCTCGTGAACATCCCGGTGCGCAGGCCGTGCTCGCGCACCAGGCGCTCGGCCACGCGCGCCGTGCTCGTCTTGCCGTTGGTCCCGGTGAGGTGGATCGTCCGGAACGCGTGCTGCGGGTCGCCCAGCAGCTCGAACAACCGCCGCACGCGGTCGATCGTCGGGTCGAAGTCGTGCTCAGGGGCACGGGACACGATGTGCTGGTAGACGCGCTCGAGGTCCGCCTGCGCGGCGGCGTCCTCCGCCGCCGCGCGGGCGTCCTTCTGGTCCTTCCGGCGGGATCCGCCGGCGCGCGCGGCGCTCACAGTGCCGCCCCCTCGGCGGCGCCGTCGACCTTCTCGACCCGCACCGAGCGGACGTCGGTCGGGGACGTCTCGACGACCACCTCGACCGCGAGCGTCTCGCGCGCGACGAGCTCACGGTGCTCGTCGACCGCGACGAGCCACTCGCCCGGCACGTCGAGCGAGAGGCGGATGCGGTCCGCGACGTCCAGCCCCGCCGCCTTGCGCGCGTCCTGCACGTCGCGGATGACGTCGCGCGCGTAGCCCTCGGCCAGCAGCGCGTCGTCGAGCACGAGGTCGAGGACGGCGAACCCGCCACCCGCGAGGACTGCGGCGGCGACGCTCGGCGCCTCACCCTCGGCGACCCCCCGGTCGGCGACCACCGTCGTCAGCTCGTACTCGGCGGGCAGGAGCGCCACGTCGCCGTCGTCCGTCGTCACGACGACGTCGCCGGCGTCGTCCACGCGCCACGCACCCGCCTTCGAGGCCTTGATGACGGCCTGGACGCCGCGCCCCAGGCGCGGGCCCGCGGCGCGCGCGTTGACGGCGAGGCGCTGCGTGATGCCGAACCGCTCGGCGGCGTCGGAGTCGGTCGACTCGAGGTCGACCGCCTTGACGTTGAGCTCGCGCGCGAGCAGGTCGGTGTACGGGGCGAGCGCCGCGGGGTCGTCCACGACGACCGTGAGCCGCGCGAGCGGCTGGCGCACCCGGAGCTGGTGCGCCTTGCGCAGACCGAGCGCGGCGGACGCGACGGCACGGACCTCGTCCATCGCGGCGACGAGCCCAGGGTCGGCCACGAGGGACGCGTCCGGGACGTGACGGACGACCGTCGCGGACGATCCGTCCTCGCCGTCGAACCGCTCCCCGACCTCCTCGGTGGCCGCGGGCCAGTCCGTGATGTGCACCGAGCGCCCGCCCGTCAGGCCGCGCCAGACCTCCTCCGCGAGCAGCGGGGCGAGCGGCGCCATGACGCGCGTGAGCGTCTCGAGCGCGGTGTACAGCGTGTCGAACGCGTCGGCGTCCTCCGCCCAGAACCGGTCGCGCTGCGTGCGCACGTACCAGTTCGTCAGGACGTCGAGGTGCTCGCGCACGGTCTCGCACGCGCCCGCGATGTCGTACGCGTCGAGCTGCCCGGTCACGCGCACGACGAGGTCGTGCGTGCGCGCGAGCAGGTAGCGGTCGAGCGCCGGGAGCCCGGTCACGCGCTCGGGCGCGACGCGCTGCGCGACGTACCCGCCGCCGTCGGGCACCCCGCCGCCGCTGCGCGCCTGGGCCTTCGACGTGTTCGCGTACAGGGTGAAGAAGTAGTACGTGCTCCACAGCGGCAGCAGCACCTGGCGCACCGCGTCGCGGATCCCGTCCTCCGTGACAACGAGGTTGCCGCCGCGCAGGATCGGCGAGCTCATGAGGAACCAGCGCATCGCGTCGGAGCCGTCGCGGTCGAAGACCTCGTTGACGTCCGGGTAGTTGCGCAGCGACTTGCTCATCTTGCGGCCGTCGGAGCCGAGCACGATCCCGTGCGAGACGGCCGAGCGGAACGCCGGGCGGTCGAACAGCGCGGTCGCGAGCACGTGCAGCGTGTAGAACCAGCCGCGCGTCTGGCCGATGTACTCGACGATGAAGTCGCCCGGGTTGTGGTGCTCGAACCAGTCGGTGTTCTCGAACGGGTAGTGCACCTGCGCGTAGGGCATGGACCCCGAGTCGAACCAGACGTCCATGACGTCCTCGACGCGGCGCATGGTCGAGCGGCCCGTCGGGTCGTCGGGGTTCGGCCGCGTGAGGCGGTCGACGAACGGGCGGTGCAGGTCCGGCTCGCCCTTCTCGTTGCGCGGCAGCGTGCCGAAGTCGCGCTCGAGCTCGGCGAACGACCCGTAGACGTCGACGCGCGGGTGCTGCGGGTCGTCCGAGCGCCACACGGGGACGGGGCTGCCCCAGAACCGGTTGCGCGTGATCGACCAGTCGCGCGCGTTCTCCAGCCACTTGCCGAACTGGCCGTGCTGGATGTGCTCGGGCGTCCAGGAGATCTGCTCGTTGAGCTCGACCATGCGGTCCTTGAACTTCGACACCGCGACGAACCACGACGACACGCCCATGTAGATGAGCGGCTGCCGGCAGCGCCAGCAGTGCGGGTAGGAGTGCGCGTACGACTCGCGGCGCAGCAGCACCGTCCCGGCGCTCGTCGCGCCGAGCGCGAGGTCCGGGGTCTGCTCGCCCGCGGCGACCGCGGCGTCGTGGCGCGTGCGGCCCTTGAGGTGGTCGATGATGAGCGCGTTCGCGTCGAAGACCTGGAGGCTCTCGTAGTCGACGACGGGGAAGACGAACTTCCCGTCGGACGCGACCGGCAGCACGGGCTCGACGCCCTCGCGGTCCGAGACGACCTTGTCCTCCTCGCCGAACGCGCCGGCGTTGTGCACGAGGCCGGTACCGTCCGTCGTCGTGACGAAGTCCGCCTCGACCACGCGGTGCGCCCCGGCGTGCCCGGAGAAGTACGAGAACGGCGGCGTGTAGGAGCGCCCGACGAGGTCGGCGCCCGTGAGCCGCTCGACGACCTGCGTCGTCACGTCCTCGACGCCCTCGTCGGCGAGCTCGCGCGCGTACGCCGCGAGGCGCTCGGCCGCGATCACGTAGCGCTCCTTGACACCCGTGAACGACGACTCCACGACGACGTACTCGACGTCGGGGCCGACCATGACGAAGAGGTTCGACGGCAGCGTCCAGGGCGTCGTCGTCCAGATGAGCGCGAGCTCGCCCGTCTCGAGCCGGAAGCCCACGGTGACCGCCGGGTCCTGGCGGACCTGGTACACGTCCTCGTCCATGCGCAGCTCGTGGTTGGACAGCGGCGTCTGGTCGTTCCAGCAGTACGGCAGCACGCGGAAGCCCTCGTAGACCAGGCCCTTGTCGTAGAGCTGCTTGAACGCCCACAGGACCGACTCCATGAACGTCGGGTCGAGCGTCTTGTAGTCGTGCTCGAAGTCGACCCAGCGCGCCTGGCGGGTCACGTAGTCCTGCCACTCGCTCGTGTACTTGAGCACCGACGCGCGGCACGCGTCGTTGAACCGCTCGATCCCCAGCTCGAGGATCTCCTCCTTGGTCTTGATCCCGAGCTGGTCCATCGCCTCGAGCTCGGCGGGCAGCCCGTGCGTGTCCCACCCGAAGCGGCGCTCGACGTGCTTGCCCCGCATGGTCTGGTAGCGCGGGACGACGTCCTTCGCGTACCCCGTGAGCAGGTGCCCGTAGTGGGGCAGGCCGTTCGCGAAGGGCGGACCGTCGTAGAAGACGAACTCGTTGCTGCCGTTCTCGCCGGCGGGGTTGCGCTCGACCGAGGCGCGGAACGTGTCGTCCGCGTCCCAGTAGGCGAGCACGTCGCGCTCGATCGCGGGCAGGTCCGGGGAGGCGGGGACGCCGAACGCGGCGCCGGGCTGCGCGGTCGTGGGCTCGGAGGTGGGATCGGACGCGGGGTCGCGGTGCAGCGGGTAGGCCATGGTCTCGAGGACTCCGGTGGGTAGCGGCCGGCGGAGGTCCGCCGTGGTGGTACGGGTCGGTCGTGCTCTCCTGCGAGGACGACTCCCCCACCCAGGGGCGGGCTCGCCGCGGTACCACCTCGCTTGCCGGCGTGCGCCTCCGCGCCCGACGCCGTCGGGCCCGGCGGGCGGTCGCCGACCGCTCGTCGCAGGCTGTGACGGGCCCACCCGTCCGGTTCTAGTGAGGACCTGGCCGCGGGGCCGTCAGGCCTGCCCGACGGCGCGGGTCCCGTTCTTCCGGAGGCTCGCCGGTGATGGCCGGGTCGACGCCTGTGCCCCGATCCTACCGCCTGGGGAGCTCCGCGGCCGGGACGTGGCCGGAACCGGAGTCCCGGTCCTCTCTCCGGGTATGAGCCCGGCACACACGCTCGCCACGGACCAGGACGGCCCTCTCCCGCACGTCGTCGCGGACGGCGTGATCACGCTCGGACGGGTCGCGGCACGGTTCGACGTCGAGGGCGCGCTCCCCGCGCTCGAGACGCTGCTGGCGGCCGAACCCGGACTGACGGGGTCCGACCTGCACCGCGCCGCGGCGAGGCACGACGTCGTGTGCACGACCCACCTCGTCGCCGCCCTCGTGACGGCACAGCTGCTCCACTGGGACCGGGGCGGGTCGGGGCTCCTGTGCCTCGCCGTGCCGGTCGGCGACCTCGTCGGCACCTCCCAGGAGCGGGAGCTCCTCGCCGCGTGGACCGGGGCGTGCGAGCGGCTCGCCATGCTCCGGGAGGGCTTCGACGACCCGGAGGCACGCGCAGCGACCGCGATGTCGCACCTCTGCGCGCGGCTCGCCGGGACGGACCCGGACGCCGCGGTCGCGGCCGGCATCAACGGCGTCATGCTCGCGTACGCGTGCTCCGCCACCGGTCCGGCGATCACGGCGGCGGCCGGGACGCTGTTCGCGGCGGCCAACGGTCACGACGAGGACGTCGCGCGACTCGCGCTGGCCTGGCGCGCACGCGGCCTGTCGCTCGTCGACCCCTCGGCCCGCGACGACCTGGCACTCTGGGACGCCGTCGAGAGCGCGTGCCGGTATCGGCCGACTGCGGAACCGGCAGCCACGGCGGCCGCCACCGAGGTCCGCGCCGTCCTGGACAGCGTGGGCACGGTCCGCGACCTCGGGCCGACCTACACCCTCGCGTTCCTGCGCGACCCGGCCGCGTCCGCGGCGCTCGACCGGCTCCGCCCCCTGGTCGACCCGGTGTGGCAGTTCGACGCGGACGCGCTCCAGTCGACCATGGCCGCGCTCCAGGGGATCAGCACCGAGTTCGACGAGCGACGGCTCCTGCTCATCCCGCCGCCCGAGCGCTCGGTCGCGACCGCAGACATCGACGCCTGGTCGATCGACCACCACGCCTTCCGGAGTGCCGTGCCGTTCTCGACCGGGTTCCGCCGGGAGTCCGCCCAGGCCGACATCGTGCTCACGCTCGGGCACGAGCTGGTCCACATCGACTCGGCCTACGGGTGGCTCGGCACCGCCGTCTCCGCGCTGCGCACGGCCGCGACCGCCGACGAGGTGCTCCACCACGTCCGGCTGTCGGGCGAGGGAACCCCCGACCCCGAGGTCGTCGGCGGGCTCGCGTCGCTCGAGCCCGAGGCGGTGCTGCTCCCGTTCGTCGAGCGTCAGCTCGAGCTCGTCGTCAAGGCGCGGATCCTGCGCGACGTGTGGACCCCCTGGCTCGAGGGCGTGGCGGTGTTCGGCGAGCTCGCCTGCGACCCGACCACGGACACGGAGCGGACGACGAGCTTCGGCGGACCGTTGGTGCACCTCGTGGACCGGGTCTGGGACCCGGCCCACGACCCGCCCGTCGAGGAGTGGTA
This region includes:
- a CDS encoding bifunctional folylpolyglutamate synthase/dihydrofolate synthase, which encodes MSAARAGGSRRKDQKDARAAAEDAAAQADLERVYQHIVSRAPEHDFDPTIDRVRRLFELLGDPQHAFRTIHLTGTNGKTSTARVAERLVREHGLRTGMFTSPHLTSVTERIVVDGEPLSPRRFVEVWEDVYPYVQVVDAELAEAGQSQLSFFEVLTGVAFAAFADTPVDVAIVEVGMGGEWDSTNVVDAEVAVVTPVALDHERWLGSTLEEIATVKSGIVKDGATVVSAAQRPEVEEVLRARAERVGARLLREGVDLDVAARHVAVGGQLLDLRTPAALYTEVFLPLHGEHQAHNALLALAAVEAFLGGRALDGPLVEAAFADVTSPGRLEVVRSSPTVLVDAAHNAAGAEVLALALGEAFDLRHLVGVVAIMADKDAEPLLAALEPVLAEVVVTRNSSERSADPTDLAELAADVFGEDRVHSTERLDEALQMAVDLAERDDTVGVGTGSGVLVTGSVVTVADARVLLGRG
- the ileS gene encoding isoleucine--tRNA ligase, producing the protein MAYPLHRDPASDPTSEPTTAQPGAAFGVPASPDLPAIERDVLAYWDADDTFRASVERNPAGENGSNEFVFYDGPPFANGLPHYGHLLTGYAKDVVPRYQTMRGKHVERRFGWDTHGLPAELEAMDQLGIKTKEEILELGIERFNDACRASVLKYTSEWQDYVTRQARWVDFEHDYKTLDPTFMESVLWAFKQLYDKGLVYEGFRVLPYCWNDQTPLSNHELRMDEDVYQVRQDPAVTVGFRLETGELALIWTTTPWTLPSNLFVMVGPDVEYVVVESSFTGVKERYVIAAERLAAYARELADEGVEDVTTQVVERLTGADLVGRSYTPPFSYFSGHAGAHRVVEADFVTTTDGTGLVHNAGAFGEEDKVVSDREGVEPVLPVASDGKFVFPVVDYESLQVFDANALIIDHLKGRTRHDAAVAAGEQTPDLALGATSAGTVLLRRESYAHSYPHCWRCRQPLIYMGVSSWFVAVSKFKDRMVELNEQISWTPEHIQHGQFGKWLENARDWSITRNRFWGSPVPVWRSDDPQHPRVDVYGSFAELERDFGTLPRNEKGEPDLHRPFVDRLTRPNPDDPTGRSTMRRVEDVMDVWFDSGSMPYAQVHYPFENTDWFEHHNPGDFIVEYIGQTRGWFYTLHVLATALFDRPAFRSAVSHGIVLGSDGRKMSKSLRNYPDVNEVFDRDGSDAMRWFLMSSPILRGGNLVVTEDGIRDAVRQVLLPLWSTYYFFTLYANTSKAQARSGGGVPDGGGYVAQRVAPERVTGLPALDRYLLARTHDLVVRVTGQLDAYDIAGACETVREHLDVLTNWYVRTQRDRFWAEDADAFDTLYTALETLTRVMAPLAPLLAEEVWRGLTGGRSVHITDWPAATEEVGERFDGEDGSSATVVRHVPDASLVADPGLVAAMDEVRAVASAALGLRKAHQLRVRQPLARLTVVVDDPAALAPYTDLLARELNVKAVDLESTDSDAAERFGITQRLAVNARAAGPRLGRGVQAVIKASKAGAWRVDDAGDVVVTTDDGDVALLPAEYELTTVVADRGVAEGEAPSVAAAVLAGGGFAVLDLVLDDALLAEGYARDVIRDVQDARKAAGLDVADRIRLSLDVPGEWLVAVDEHRELVARETLAVEVVVETSPTDVRSVRVEKVDGAAEGAAL